Proteins encoded by one window of Anopheles maculipalpis chromosome 2RL, idAnoMacuDA_375_x, whole genome shotgun sequence:
- the LOC126557358 gene encoding tetratricopeptide repeat protein 30 homolog — MFSQNMIIRDGEYTKTIYTMIKEERFQDAINTLNTIPESSTTRAGLSLLGHCYYQMQDFIEAANCYEHLINLVPDVQEYRLYYSQSLFQAGLFDEAQKIIATGLDSPELKEKVLQLQSAIAYGNEDYTTAQSLLLQRQDGNGQEASTKNDEGCLLYQANMYEDALQRYVSALQAGGFNPHVAYNAALCHYRRKENSQALNYIAEIVERGIRNHPELGVGAQAETEGGARSVGNPPALAASGLAQAFNLKAAIEYQEGNVEGAREALTDLPPRSEPELDPVTLHNMALTDPTGGGAGLRRLAFLLELGPPTCPQETFANLLLLCCKHEMYDTAADILAEHTHLTYKYLSPYLYDLLDALITAQSTPEEAEQKLGTLANSIGGRLRSLAAKVQECRSATDQNALRMALREYEGALESYLPVAMARAWIPWRMDDFQGAEREFRASAEFCSETPSWRLHAAHVLFMRGDRYKEAAAFYEPIVRQNYDDILSIPASVLANLCVAYIMTSQNEEAEELMRKVERAEERKGNATGQCLHLCIVNLVIGTLYCAKNNYEFGLSRIAHALDGGSGARLCADTWIHVKRCVLGLLTGMAKQTIVLPSIALQETLNFLRACEAYGITIPSVLTGPLEDSGEQPPTIGLEARKLRALLLRLMEYK, encoded by the exons ATGTTTTCTCAAAATATGATTATTCGCGATGGTGAATATACGAAGACAATATACACGATG ATCAAAGAGGAACGATTCCAGGATGCTATCAACACGCTAAATACTATCCCGGAATCATCAACAACCCGTGCCGGGTTGTCTCTTCTGGGCCACTGCTACTACCAAATGCAGGACTTTATAGAGGCGGCTAATTGTTACGAGCATCTGATTAATCTCGTACCGGACGTGCAAGAGTATCGGCTGTACTACTCCCAATCCCTGTTCCAGGCGGGACTGTTTGATGAGGCACAAAAAATCATAGCAACCGGGTTGGATTCACCCGAGTTGAAGGAAAAAGTGTTGCAATTGCAGTCGGCCATTGCCTACGGTAATGAGGATTACACGACAGCACAGTCCTTGCTGTTACAGCGTCAGGACGGGAATGGACAGGAAGCAAGTACCAAAAATGACGAAGGCTGTCTACTGTACCAGGCGAACATGTACGAGGACGCTCTGCAACGGTACGTGTCGGCACTGCAAGCGGGTGGGTTTAATCCACACGTCGCCTACAATGCGGCCCTGTGCCACTATCGGCGTAAGGAAAACTCGCAGGCTTTGAACTATATCGCCGAGATCGTGGAACGTGGTATACGAAATCATCCGGAGCTGGGTGTTGGTGCGCAGGCGGAAACCGAAGGTGGTGCGCGTAGTGTTGGGAATCCTCCTGCGTTGGCTGCTTCTGGGCTTGCTCAAGCATTCAATCTGAAGGCAGCGATCGAATACCAGGAAGGGAACG TTGAAGGAGCCCGTGAGGCATTGACCGATCTACCACCACGCTCCGAACCGGAGCTTGATCCGGTAACGCTTCACAATATGGCACTAACTGACCCGACTGGAGGTGGGGCCGGCCTTCGACGGTTAGCGTTCCTGCTCGAACTTGGACCACCAACCTGTCCGCAGGAAACGTTTGCTAATTTACTGCTGCTATGCTGCAagcacgaaatgtacgatacaGCTGCCGATATCCTGGCCGAGCATACGCACCTCACGTACAAGTATCTTTCGCCGTATTTGTACGATCTGCTCGACGCATTGATTACCGCTCAATCGACGCCAGAGGAAGCGGAACAGAAGCTTGGTACGCTGGCCAACAGCATCGGTGGTAGATTGCGGTCACTGGCGGCTAAGGTGCAGGAATGTCGTTCGGCCACCGATCAGAACGCACTGCGGATGGCACTGCGGGAGTACGAGGGTGCGCTTGAAAGCTATCTGCCGGTGGCAATGGCACGTGCATGGATACCCTGGCGTATGGATGATTTTCAGGGCGCGGAACGTGAATTTCGGGCCAGTGCGGAGTTCTGCTCCGAGACACCTTCCTGGCGGTTGCACGCCGCTCACGTACTTTTTATGCGCGGGGATCGGTACAAGGAAGCGGCCGCCTTCTATGAACCGATCGTACGCCAGAACTACGACGACATCCTGTCGATTCCTGCGTCTGTGTTGGCAAATTTGTGCGTCGCGTACATTATGACTTCCCAGAACGAGGAAGCGGAAGAGCTGATGCGCAAGGTGGAAAGGGCAGAGGAACGGAAGGGCAATGCAACCGGGCAGTGTTTGCATCTGTGCATCGTGAATCTCGTGATTGGGACGCTGTATTGTGCAAAGAACAACTACGAGTTTGGTCTGTCGAGGATCGCTCATGCATTGGACGGCGGATCGGGAGCGAGACTTTGCGCTGATACCTGGATCCATGTGAAGCGGTGCGTTTTAGGATTGTTGACGGGGATGGCCAAACAGACGAT